The Streptomyces sp. HUAS CB01 genome has a segment encoding these proteins:
- a CDS encoding ATP-binding cassette domain-containing protein, which produces MVHVSATPVLALRGVSKRFGAVQALTDVELEVHAGEVVALVGDNGAGKSTLVKTIAGVHPIDEGVIEWEGRAVSIGKPHDAQNLGIATVYQDLALCDNIDVVGNLYLGRELRKRGVLDEVEMERRSRELLSTLSIRIPSVRIPIASLSGGQRQTVAIARSMLGAPKLVILDEPTAALGVEQTAQVLDLVERLRERGHAVILISHNMADVKAVADKVAVLRLGRNNGVFDVKSTSQEEIISAITGATDNAVTRRAARTSEAQK; this is translated from the coding sequence ATGGTTCACGTGTCCGCTACGCCCGTGCTGGCGTTGCGCGGGGTCTCCAAGCGGTTCGGTGCCGTTCAGGCGCTCACCGACGTAGAGCTTGAGGTCCACGCCGGTGAGGTCGTCGCCCTGGTGGGCGACAACGGCGCCGGAAAGTCCACGCTGGTCAAGACGATCGCCGGCGTGCACCCCATCGATGAGGGCGTCATCGAGTGGGAAGGCAGGGCCGTGTCGATCGGCAAGCCGCACGACGCCCAGAACCTGGGCATCGCGACCGTCTACCAGGACCTCGCGCTGTGCGACAACATCGACGTCGTCGGCAACCTGTACCTCGGCCGGGAGCTCCGCAAGCGCGGCGTCCTCGACGAGGTCGAGATGGAGCGCCGCTCGCGCGAGCTGCTGAGCACGCTCTCCATCCGCATCCCCAGCGTCCGCATCCCGATCGCCTCGCTCTCCGGCGGCCAGCGCCAGACCGTGGCCATCGCCCGTTCGATGCTCGGCGCGCCCAAGCTCGTCATCCTCGACGAGCCCACCGCCGCGCTCGGCGTCGAGCAGACGGCGCAGGTGCTCGACCTGGTCGAGCGGCTGCGGGAGCGCGGCCACGCGGTCATCCTCATCAGCCACAACATGGCCGACGTGAAGGCCGTCGCAGACAAGGTGGCGGTGCTCCGGCTCGGCCGGAACAACGGCGTCTTCGACGTCAAGTCCACCTCGCAGGAAGAGATCATCTCCGCCATCACCGGCGCCACGGACAACGCCGTGACCCGTCGTGCGGCGCGCACCTCGGAGGCGCAGAAGTGA
- a CDS encoding sugar ABC transporter permease produces the protein MSIDKTPAPAGGRHRVVNPDAAHDAVTAVDPRLLVREQGFGGYIAEFKRKLHAGDLGSIPVVIGLILICAIFQSLNSNFLSAQNLSNIAVTMVATGMMAVGIIFVLLLGEIDLSVGAVSGVSGAIVAVLSVTNGMNEWLALLVAIAGGAVIGALHGFFFARIGAPAFAVTLAGLLFWQGFMLQLLGSQGTINLDGDGVVAKLTTYYFSDVAAAYGLAALAVAVFFVSAFVDSRRRDAAGIPSRPLGDILFRTVLLAVVSFGAAYMLNQYKGLPLALVLFLVVLVVTDFVLRRTAYGRKIFALGGSVEASRRAGINVTAVRISVFAIAGTFAAVGGLFWASKIAAANQSAGAGDLLMNVIAAAVIGGTSLFGGRGRTWNALLGVMVIVSIQYGLALEGIATPIQFMITGGVLLATVVIDSVTRKTQKTAGRA, from the coding sequence GTGAGCATCGACAAGACTCCGGCACCCGCCGGCGGCCGCCACCGGGTGGTGAACCCGGACGCCGCACACGACGCGGTCACCGCGGTCGACCCCCGGCTCCTGGTCCGCGAGCAGGGCTTCGGCGGCTACATCGCGGAGTTCAAGCGCAAGCTGCACGCGGGTGACCTGGGCTCCATCCCGGTCGTCATCGGTCTGATCCTGATCTGCGCGATCTTCCAGAGCCTGAACTCGAACTTCCTCTCCGCGCAGAACCTCAGCAACATCGCGGTCACCATGGTCGCCACCGGCATGATGGCCGTCGGCATCATCTTCGTGCTGCTGCTCGGCGAGATCGACCTGTCCGTCGGCGCGGTCAGCGGTGTGTCCGGCGCGATCGTGGCCGTCCTCAGCGTCACGAACGGGATGAACGAGTGGCTGGCCCTGCTGGTCGCGATCGCCGGCGGCGCGGTCATCGGAGCCCTCCACGGCTTCTTCTTCGCCCGCATCGGTGCCCCCGCCTTCGCCGTCACCCTGGCGGGCCTGCTGTTCTGGCAGGGCTTCATGCTCCAGCTCCTCGGCTCCCAGGGCACGATCAACCTGGACGGCGACGGCGTCGTGGCCAAGCTGACCACGTACTACTTCTCCGACGTGGCGGCCGCCTACGGTCTCGCCGCGCTGGCCGTGGCCGTGTTCTTCGTCTCGGCGTTCGTCGACAGCCGCCGCCGTGACGCGGCGGGCATCCCGTCCCGGCCGCTCGGCGACATCCTGTTCCGCACGGTCCTGCTCGCCGTCGTGTCCTTCGGGGCCGCCTACATGCTCAACCAGTACAAGGGGCTGCCCCTGGCGCTGGTGCTGTTCCTCGTGGTCCTGGTCGTCACCGACTTCGTCCTGCGGCGCACCGCCTACGGCCGGAAGATCTTCGCGCTCGGCGGCAGCGTCGAGGCGTCCCGCCGCGCCGGCATCAACGTGACCGCCGTCCGGATCTCGGTCTTCGCCATCGCCGGCACCTTCGCGGCCGTCGGCGGTCTGTTCTGGGCCTCCAAGATCGCCGCCGCCAACCAGAGCGCCGGCGCCGGCGACCTGCTGATGAACGTCATCGCGGCGGCCGTCATCGGCGGCACCAGCCTCTTCGGCGGCCGCGGCCGCACCTGGAACGCGCTGCTCGGCGTCATGGTGATCGTCTCGATCCAGTACGGTCTCGCGCTGGAGGGCATCGCCACCCCGATCCAGTTCATGATCACCGGTGGTGTGCTCCTCGCCACCGTCGTGATCGACTCGGTCACGCGCAAGACGCAGAAGACCGCCGGCCGCGCGTAG
- the dxs gene encoding 1-deoxy-D-xylulose-5-phosphate synthase, whose amino-acid sequence MALLTRIRGPRDLDRLGPEQLDQLAAEIRTFLVDAVSKTGGHLGPNLGVVELTIALHRVFDSPNDKVLFDTGHQSYVHKLLTGRQDFSRLRAKGGLSGYPSRAESEHDVIENSHASTVLGWADGLAKANEVLKKDDHVVAVIGDGALTGGMAWEALNNIADAKDRPLVIVVNDNERSYAPTIGGLANHLATLRTTDGYERFLARGKDILERTPVVGRPLYETLHGAKKGLKDFIAPQGMFEDLGLKYVGPIDGHDIEALESALTRAKRFRGPVIVHCLTEKGRGYQHAEQDEADRFHGIGPIHPDTGLPVKASAASWTSVFGDEMVELGREREDIVAITAAMLQPVGLKKFADTFPERVFDVGIAEQHAATSAAGLATGGLHPVFAVYATFLNRAFDQVLMDVALHKCGVTFVLDRAGVTGDDGASHNGMWDMSILQVVPTLRMAAPRDAEQLRAQLREAVEVKDAPTVVRYSKGVVGPAVPAVGRVGGMDVLREAGTDRPDVLLVSVGALAPMCLEIAGLLDKQGISTTVVDPRWVKPVDEALAPLAEKHRVVVTVEDNGRVGGVGSAVSQALRDAGVDLPLRDFGIPPRFLDHASRKEVMAEIGLTAPDIARQVTGLVAKLEGRLDDEPSRTAEPARD is encoded by the coding sequence GTGGCATTGCTTACCCGTATCAGGGGACCGCGCGATCTGGACCGACTCGGCCCGGAGCAGCTCGACCAGCTGGCCGCAGAGATCCGCACCTTCCTCGTGGACGCGGTCTCGAAGACCGGCGGCCATCTCGGCCCCAACCTCGGCGTGGTCGAGCTGACCATCGCCCTCCACCGCGTCTTCGACTCACCGAACGACAAGGTCCTCTTCGACACCGGTCACCAGAGCTACGTCCACAAGCTGCTGACCGGCCGCCAGGACTTCTCCAGGCTCCGCGCCAAGGGGGGCCTGTCCGGCTACCCCTCGCGCGCCGAGTCCGAGCACGACGTCATCGAGAACTCGCACGCCTCGACCGTCCTCGGCTGGGCGGACGGCCTGGCCAAGGCCAACGAGGTGCTGAAGAAGGACGACCACGTCGTCGCGGTCATCGGTGACGGGGCCCTCACCGGCGGCATGGCCTGGGAGGCGCTGAACAACATCGCCGACGCCAAGGACCGCCCGCTCGTCATCGTCGTCAACGACAACGAGCGCTCCTACGCGCCCACGATCGGCGGCCTCGCCAACCACCTGGCCACGCTGCGCACCACCGACGGCTACGAGCGCTTCCTCGCCCGCGGCAAGGACATCCTGGAGCGCACCCCCGTCGTCGGCAGGCCGCTCTACGAGACCCTGCACGGAGCCAAGAAGGGCCTCAAGGACTTCATCGCCCCGCAAGGCATGTTCGAGGACCTCGGCCTGAAGTACGTCGGTCCCATCGACGGCCACGACATCGAGGCCCTGGAGTCCGCGCTGACCCGCGCCAAGCGGTTCCGCGGCCCGGTCATCGTGCACTGCCTCACCGAGAAGGGCCGCGGCTACCAGCACGCGGAGCAGGACGAGGCGGACCGCTTCCACGGCATCGGCCCGATCCACCCGGACACCGGGCTGCCGGTGAAGGCCTCGGCTGCCAGCTGGACGTCCGTCTTCGGCGACGAGATGGTCGAGCTCGGCCGGGAGCGCGAGGACATCGTCGCCATCACCGCGGCGATGCTCCAGCCCGTCGGCCTGAAGAAGTTCGCCGACACCTTCCCCGAGCGCGTGTTCGACGTCGGTATCGCCGAGCAGCACGCGGCGACCTCCGCCGCCGGCCTGGCCACGGGGGGACTGCACCCGGTCTTCGCCGTCTACGCCACGTTCCTCAACCGCGCCTTCGACCAGGTGCTGATGGACGTCGCCCTGCACAAGTGCGGAGTGACCTTCGTCCTGGACCGGGCCGGTGTCACCGGCGACGACGGCGCCTCCCACAACGGCATGTGGGACATGTCGATCCTGCAGGTCGTCCCGACCCTGCGGATGGCCGCCCCGCGCGACGCCGAGCAGCTGCGCGCCCAGCTCCGCGAGGCCGTCGAGGTCAAGGACGCGCCGACCGTGGTCCGTTACTCCAAGGGCGTGGTCGGCCCCGCCGTCCCGGCCGTCGGACGCGTCGGCGGCATGGACGTCCTGCGCGAGGCCGGCACGGACCGGCCCGACGTCCTCCTCGTCTCGGTCGGCGCGCTCGCGCCCATGTGCCTGGAGATCGCCGGCCTCCTCGACAAGCAGGGCATCTCCACCACCGTCGTCGACCCCCGCTGGGTCAAGCCGGTCGACGAGGCCCTCGCCCCGCTCGCCGAGAAGCACCGCGTCGTCGTCACCGTCGAGGACAACGGGCGCGTCGGCGGCGTCGGCTCCGCCGTCTCCCAGGCGCTGCGCGACGCCGGGGTGGACCTGCCGCTGCGCGACTTCGGCATCCCGCCGCGCTTCCTCGACCACGCCTCCCGCAAGGAGGTCATGGCCGAGATCGGGCTGACGGCGCCGGACATCGCCCGTCAGGTCACCGGCCTCGTGGCCAAGCTGGAGGGCCGTCTCGACGACGAGCCCAGCAGGACCGCGGAGCCCGCGCGGGACTGA